A single region of the Raphanus sativus cultivar WK10039 chromosome 1, ASM80110v3, whole genome shotgun sequence genome encodes:
- the LOC108820734 gene encoding monothiol glutaredoxin-S13 — MQKAIRPSESSWTKTTPGSIFRPKNEDKTSSSLSWLTSSPSPQKTPCSSTKKSSYNVLVMENAVVVFARRGCCMGHVVKKLLLTHGVNPLVVEIDAEDNNDDNIIISELGKTVINKENLPVMFIGGKLFGGLENLMAAHINGDLVPTLRQAGALWL, encoded by the coding sequence ATGCAAAAAGCAATAAGACCATCCGAGTCATCGTGGACGAAGACCACACCGGGCAGCATCTTCCGTCCAAAGAATGAAGATaaaacatcatcatcattatcatggctaacatcatcaccatcaccacAAAAGACACCATGTTCAAGCACTAAGAAATCAAGCTATAACGTTTTGGTGATGGAGAATGCTGTGGTGGTGTTTGCGAGGAGAGGCTGTTGTATGGGACATGTGGTAAAAAAGTTGCTACTGACACACGGCGTGAACCCATTGGTCGTTGAGATTGATGCAGAAGACAACAACGATGACAATATCATCATAAGTGAATTGGGTAAAACCGTAATTAACAAAGAGAACTTACCAGTCATGTTCATAGGAGGAAAGTTGTTTGGAGGATTGGAGAATCTGATGGCTGCTCATATTAATGGTGATTTAGTGCCTACTCTCAGACAAGCAGGGGCTTTATGGCTTTGA
- the LOC108818833 gene encoding prohibitin-2, mitochondrial, which produces MSFNKVPGSPALSALLKVSVIGGLGVYALTNSLYNVEGGHRAVMFNRLTGIKEKVYPEGTHFMLPWFERPIIYDVRARPYLVESTTGSHDLQMVKVGLRVLTRPMGDRLPHIYRTLGENYSERVLPSIIHETLKAVVAQYNASQLITQREAVSREIRKILTERASNFDIALDDVSITTLTFGKEFTAAIEAKQVAAQEAERAKFIVEKAEQDKRSAVIRAEGEAKSAQLIGQAIANNQAFITLRKIEAAREIAQTIAQSANKVYLSSNDLLLNLQEMNLEPSSKK; this is translated from the exons ATGAGTTTCAACAAAGTGCCTGGATCTCCAGCTCTCTCTGCGCTTCTTAAGGTCAGCGTTATTGGTGGGCTCGGTGTCTATGCTCTGACTAATAGCCTGTACAATGTTGAGGGTGGACACCGTGCTGTCATGTTCAACCGATTGACTGGTATCAAGGAAAAG gtttaCCCGGAAGGAACACATTTCATGTTGCCATGGTTTGAGAGGCCAATAATCTATGACGTCCGTGCACGACCCTATCTTGTCGAGAGCACCACTGGTAGTCATGACCTTCAGATG GTGAAAGTTGGACTTAGGGTTCTCACTCGTCCCATGGGTGACCGTTTGCCTCATATTTACCGAACCCTAGGCGAGAATTACAGTGAAAGGGTTCTTCCTTCCATCATCCATGAAACCCTAAAAGCTGTGGTGGCTCAGTACAATGCAAGCCAGCTGATCACCCAGAGAGAA GCTGTGAGCAGAGAGATACGCAAGATTCTGACTGAGAGAGCTTCGAACTTCGACATTGCCCTTGATGATGTCTCCATCACGACTCTCACATTTGGCAAAGAGTTCACCGCTGCAATCGAGGCAAAACAAGTCGCTGCTCAGGAAGCTGAACGTGCTAAGTTCATTGTGGAGAAAGCTGAGCAAGACAAGAGAAGTGCGGTTATCCGTGCGGAG GGAGAAGCTAAAAGTGCTCAGCTTATCGGACAAGCTATTGCAAACAATCAGGCATTCATAACTCTGAGAAAGATTGAAGCTGCGAGAGAGATTGCTCAGACCATTGCACAATCAGCTAACAAGGTCTACCTAAGCTCCAATGATCTGTTGCTTAACCTCCAAGAGATGAACTTGGAGCCTAGCTCTAAGAAGTAA
- the LOC108818901 gene encoding fasciclin-like arabinogalactan protein 9 has protein sequence MAITRLTLAPLLLIAAVLLSTETSAQPAAPAPGPAGPINLTAILEKGGQFTTFMHLLKITQIGSQVDIQVNSSSEGMTVFAPTDNAFQNLKAGTLNKLSADEQVKLILYHVSPKFYTLDDLLSVSNPVRTQASGRDNGVYGLNFTGEANQVNVSTGYVETRVSNALRSQRPLAVYVVDMVLLPGEMFGEHKLSPIAPAPKSPTTGVSDDNTNSTKKAPASADKSASGERRVGLGFGFGLVVLCLKFIF, from the coding sequence ATGGCTATCACCCGTCTAACTCTAGCTCCTCTCCTCCTCATCGCCGCGGTGCTTCTCTCAACGGAGACATCTGCTCAGCCGGCAGCACCAGCTCCAGGCCCTGCTGGTCCTATCAACCTCACGGCAATCCTCGAAAAAGGCGGTCAATTCACTACTTTCATGCATCTTTTGAAAATCACTCAAATCGGTAGCCAAGTGGACATTCAAGTCAACAGTTCATCCGAAGGCATGACCGTGTTCGCTCCAACGGACAAtgcttttcaaaacctcaaagccGGAACTCTTAACAAGTTGAGCGCAGACGAACAAGTCAAACTCATTCTCTACCACGTCAGTCCCAAATTCTACACTTTGGACGATCTCCTCTCCGTAAGTAACCCGGTTAGGACTCAAGCTTCCGGCCGTGACAACGGTGTTTACGGACTTAACTTCACCGGTGAAGCTAACCAAGTCAATGTCTCAACCGGTTACGTGGAGACACGTGTCAGCAATGCGTTGAGATCACAGCGTCCTCTCGCGGTGTATGTTGTCGACATGGTTTTGTTGCCTGGTGAGATGTTCGGAGAGCACAAGCTTTCCCCGATCGCTCCTGCCCCTAAATCTCCGACCACTGGGGTTTCCGATGACAACACCAACTCCACTAAAAAGGCTCCTGCGTCGGCAGATAAGTCAGCATCTGGTGAGAGGAGAGTTGGACtagggtttggttttggactTGTTGTCTTGTGTTTGAAGTTTATCTTCTGA
- the LOC130508301 gene encoding cruciferin CRU4 — translation MGPTSLLSFFFTFLTLFHGFTAQQWPNECQLDQLNALEPSQIIRSEGGRIEAWDHHAPQLRCSGFAFERFVIEPQGLYLPTFLNAGKLTFVVHGQGLMGRVIPGCAETFMDSPVFGQGQGQGQGQGQGQGQSEGGQGQGFRDMHQKVEHLRCGDTIATPAGVAQWVYNNGNEPLILVSAADIANNQNQLDRNLRPFLLAGNNPQGQQWLQGRQQQKQNNIFNGFAPEILAQAFKIPVETAQKLQNQQVNRGNIVKVQGHFGVIRPPLRQGQGQGGQQPQEEGNGLEETFCSMRCTENLDDPSDADVYKPSLGYISTLNSYNLPILRFLRLSALRGSIRNNAMVLPQWNVNANAALYVTNGKAHLQIVNDNGQRVFDQEISKGQLIVVPQGFAVVKRATSQQFQWIEFKSHDNAQINTLAGRTSVMRGLPLEVISNGYQISPQEARRVKFNTLETTLTHSSGPMGYGVPRVEA, via the exons atgggTCCaacctctcttctctccttctttttcACATTCTTGACCCTCTTCCATGGCTTCACTGCTCAGCAGTGGCCTAACGAGTGCCAGCTCGATCAACTCAATGCACTCGAGCCGAGTCAGATCATCAGGAGCGAGGGTGGTCGCATCGAGGCGTGGGACCACCATGCACCTCAGCTCCGTTGCTCTGGCTTCGCCTTTGAGCGTTTCGTCATTGAGCCTCAGGGTCTTTACTTGCCAACTTTCTTGAACGCCGGCAAACTCACGTTTGTCGTTCACG GACAAGGTCTAATGGGAAGAGTGATTCCTGGATGCGCCGAGACTTTCATGGACTCTCCAGTATTTGGCCAGGGCCAGGGACAAGGTCAAGGTCAAGGTCAAGGTCAAGGTCAAAGCGAGGGTGGTCAAGGTCAGGGTTTCCGTGACATGCACCAGAAAGTAGAGCACCTTCGGTGCGGTGACACCATAGCGACACCAGCTGGTGTGGCCCAATGGGTCTACAACAATGGAAATGAGCCTCTCATTCTTGTTTCAGCCGCTGATATCGCCAACAACCAGAACCAGCTTGACCGCAACCTCAGA CCGTTTTTGTTAGCCGGAAACAACCCACAAGGACAGCAATGGCTACAAGGCCGCCAGcaacagaaacaaaacaacatcTTCAACGGCTTCGCACCTGAGATCTTGGCTCAAGCATTTAAAATCCCTGTCGAGACTGCTCAAAAGCTCCAGAACCAGCAAGTCAACCGTGGCAACATCGTCAAGGTCCAAGGTCATTTCGGCGTCATTAGACCACCCTTGAGACAAGGCCAAGGCCAAGGCGGTCAGCAACCACAGGAAGAAGGTAATGGTTTGGAGGAGACTTTCTGCTCGATGAGATGCACCGAAAACCTCGATGACCCGTCGGATGCTGACGTGTACAAGCCATCGCTCGGATACATTAGCACACTCAACAGCTACAATCTCCCTATCCTCAGATTCCTCCGCCTTAGCGCTCTTCGTGGCTCCATCCGTAAC AACGCTATGGTGCTGCCGCAATGGAACGTGAACGCAAACGCCGCACTCTACGTGACAAACGGGAAGGCTCATTTACAGATTGTGAACGACAACGGGCAAAGAGTGTTCGACCAAGAGATCTCTAAGGGACAGTTAATTGTCGTGCCACAAGGCTTCGCGGTCGTGAAACGTGCCACAAGCCAACAGTTCCAGTGGATCGAATTCAAGAGCCACGACAACGCACAGATCAACACACTCGCCGGACGTACCTCAGTCATGAGAGGTTTACCACTCGAGGTTATATCCAATGGGTATCAGATCTCACCCCAAGAAGCTAGACGTGTTAAGTTTAACACCCTTGAGACAACATTGACTCATAGCAGTGGTCCTATGGGCTATGGAGTGCCTAGGGTCGAGGCTTGA
- the LOC108822046 gene encoding pre-mRNA-splicing factor SLU7-A, whose protein sequence is MATASVAFKSREDHRKQIELEEARKAGLAPAEVDEDGKEINPHIPQYMSSAPWYLNSEKPSLKHQRKWKSDPNYTKSWYDRGAKIYQAEKYRKGACQNCGAMTHTAKACMDRPRKIGAKYTNKNIAPDEKIESFELDYDGKRDRWNGYDTSTYHRVIDLYEAKEDARKKYLKEQQIKKLEDKNNNQEGNDAATSDGDEEEDDLRVDEAKVDESRQMDFAKVEKRVRTTGGGSTGTVRNLRIREDTAKYLLNLDINSAHYDPKTRSMREDPLPDADPNDKFYLGDNQYRNSGQALEFKQMNIHSWEAFDKGQDMHMQAAPSQAELLYKNFKVAKDKLKTQTKDTIMEKYGNASTEDEIPMELLLGQSERQVEYDRAGRIIKGQEVILPKSKYEEDVLTNNHTSVWGSWWKDHQWGYRCCQQTIRNSYCTGSAGIEAAEASLDLMKANIARKEACEESPKKVEEKKMATWGTDVPEDLELNEEALANALKKEDERKREEKDERKRKYNVKHTNDVTLEEMEAYRMKRVHYDDPMKDFL, encoded by the exons ATGGCGACGGCTTCAG TTGCTTTCAAGTCTAGGGAAGACCATAGGAAGCAAATCGAGTTAGAGGAGGCTCGTAAAGCTGGGCTTGCACCAGCTGAGGTAGATGAGGATGGAAAGGAAATCAATCCTCACATTCCCCAGTACATGTCCTCTGCTCCATGGTATCTCAACTCTGAGAAGCCGAGTCTGAAGCATCAAAGGAAATGGAAGAGTGATCCCAATTACACTAAGTCATGGTATGACAGAGGTGCAAAGATCTACCAAGCTGAAAAGTACCGCAAGGGAGCATGTCAAAA ctgtGGTGCGATGACGCATACTGCAAAGGCGTGTATGGATAGACCTCGCAAGATTGGAGCGAAGTACACGAACAAGAACATTGCACCTGATGAAAAAATCGAGAGTTTTGAACTCGACTATGACGGCAAGAGGGACAGATGGAATGGGTACGATACTTCAACCTACCACCGTGTGATAGACCTTTATGAAGCAAAAGAGGATGCACGGAAGAAGTATCTCAAGGAGCAGCAGATTAAGAAACTAGAGGACAAGAACAATAACCAGGAAGGTAATGATGCTGCAACCAGTGATggtgacgaagaagaagatgacttgAGGGTCGATGAAGCTAAGGTTGATGAGAGCAGGCAGATGGACTTTGCAAAGGTTGAGAAACGTGTTCGAACAACTGGTGGTGGTAGTACAGGAACTGTAAG AAATCTGCGTATCAGAGAAGACACAGCAAAATACCTGTTGAACCTTGATATCAATTCGGCTCATTATGACCCTAAAACGCGATCCATGCGTGAAGACCCACTTCCAGATGCAGATCCcaatgataaattttatttg GGAGATAATCAGTACAGAAACAGTGGCCAAGCTTTAGAGTTCAAACAGATGAACATCCACTCATGGGAAGCATTTGACAAGGGACAGGACATGCATATGCAAGCTGCTCCATCCCAAGCTGAGCTACTCTACAAGAATTTCAAGGTTGCAAAGGACAAACTGAAGACTCAGACAAAGGACACAATCATGGAAAAGTATGGGAATGCATCTACAGAAGATGAAATTCCAATGGAGCTTTTGCTTGGACAGAGCGAAAGACAAGTTGAATATGACCGAGCAGGGAGGATTATAAAGGGACAG GAGGTTATACTGCCAAAGAGCAAATACGAGGAAGATGTTCTTACTAACAATCACACTAGTGTTTGGGGCTCGTGGTGGAAAGACCATCAATGGGGATATAGATGTTGCCAGCAGACGATTCGCAATAGTTACTGCACAGGCTCTGCTGGTATTGAGGCTGCAGAGGCTTCCCTTGATCTGATGAAGGCTAATATTGCTCGCAAAGAAGCATGTGAAG AGAGCCCAAAGAAggttgaagagaagaagatggcCACTTGGGGAACCGATGTTCCTGAAGATTTGGAATTGAACGAGGAGGCACTTGCTAATGCTCTGAAAAAG GAGGATGAGCgtaagagagaagaaaaagatgagAGGAAGCGCAAATACAATGTCAAACACACCAACGAT GTGACACTGGAAGAAATGGAAGCTTACAGAATGAAGAGAGTTCACTACGATGACCCGATGAAAGACTTCCTCTGA
- the LOC108822048 gene encoding uncharacterized protein At1g03900, with protein sequence MSFEEQQGVEEEETFEHTLLVVREVSVYKIPPRTTSGGYKCGEWLQSDKIWSGRLRVVSCKDRCEIRLEDSSSGDLFAACFVDPERRENSVEPSLDSSRYFVLRIGDGRGKHAFIGLGFAERNEAFDFNVALSDHEKYVRREKEKESGETSESDDHIDIHPAVNHRLKEGETIRINVKAKSTTSGTGMLSAALSGNGKPKPLALAPPPNAAIKLRSPLPPPPNDPVASRIAASDGSSKEPTDNTRRRNDPLSDLSQLKKNLPSTKGSSGPTGAAGWAAF encoded by the exons ATGTCGTTCGAGGAGCAACAAGgcgtggaggaggaggagacattCGAGCACACACTCCTCGTGGTGCGCGAGGTCTCCGTATACAAGATCCCGCCGCGAACCACGTCCGGCGGATACAAGTGCGGCGAGTGGCTCCAGTCCGATAAGATCTGGTCCGGCAGGCTCCGCGTCGTGTCCTGCAAGGACCGGTGCGAGATCCGGCTCGAGGACTCGAGCTCCGGCGACCTGTTCGCGGCGTGTTTCGTGGATCCGGAGAGGAGAGAGAACTCCGTGGAGCCGTCGCTCGACTCGTCGAGGTACTTCGTGCTCAGGATCGGCGACGGGCGCGGGAAGCACGCGTTTATCGGGCTGGGGTTCGCGGAGAGGAACGAGGCGTTCGATTTCAACGTGGCGCTGTCGGATCACGAGAAGTATGTGAGgagggagaaggagaaggagagtgGGGAGACGAGTGAGAGCGACGATCACATTGATATCCATCCCGCTGTTAATCACAGATTGAAG GAAGGTGAAACCATAAGAATCAACGTGAAGGCCAAATCAACAACAAGTGGAACTGGGATGCTCTCAGCTGCTCTCTCAGGGAACGGGAAGCCTAAACCTCTAGCACTTGCTCCACCACCAAATGCTGCTATAAAACTCAGGTCTCCTTTACCGCCTCCACCAAATGATCCTGTCGCTTCAAGGATTGCTGCATCTGACGGTTCTTCTAAGGAACCAACGGATAACACAAGACGCAGGAACGATCCTCTGTCTGATCTATCTCAGCTCAAG AAGAATCTTCCTTCAACAAAGGGATCATCAGGACCGACAGGAGCTGCAGGTTGGGCAGCTTTCTGA
- the LOC108820074 gene encoding splicing factor Cactin isoform X2, producing MGSHGKSSRERYAKQKKRRDESSESYSSDSDGSDDLSPPRSSRRRKGSSRRRHYSSDDDSSDSDGGRKSRKRTSFKKPSEEEIKEYMARKAQKKALRAAKKLKTQSVSGYSNDSNPFGDSNLTETFVWRKKIEKDVHHGVPLEEFSVKAEKRRRVERMTEVEKVKKRREERAVEKARHEEEMALLARERARAEFQDWEKKEDEFHFDQSKVRSEIRLREGRLKPIDVLCKHLDGSDDMDIELSEPYMVFKGLTVKDMEELRDDIKMYLDSDRATPTRVQYWEALIVVCDWELAEARKRDALGRARVRGEEPPAELLAQERGLHAGVEADVRKLLDGKTHSELVELQLDIESQLRSGSAKVVEYWEAVLKRLDIYKAKACLKEIHAEMLRRHLHRLEQRSENEEVDHRLSPVVEGNEEEINDMSLTDEEAFSPEPIAEEEEADMAAEAAGSFSPELMRGDDREEAIDPEEDKKLLELKRMIVLEKQKKRIEEAMVSKPAPVEDNLEFKAMKAMGPMDEGDAVFGTSAEVNLDSEVYWWHDKYRPRKPKYFNRVHTGYEWNKYNQTHYDHDNPPPKTVQGYKFNIFYPDLVDKIKAPTYTIEKDGTSSETCMIRFHAGPPYEDIAFRIVNKEWEYSHKKGFKCTFERGILHLYFNFKRHRYRR from the exons ATGGGTTCTCATGGTAAGAGTAGCAGAGAGAGATACGCGAAGCAGAAGAAGCGGAGAGATGAATCCTCCGAGTCTTACTCTTCTGACTCGGACGGTTCAGATGATTTGTCCCCGCccaggagttccaggaggagaAAAGGCAGCAGTCGTCGACGCCATTACTCAAGTGATGATGATTCCTCTGATAGCGATGGTGGACGGAAGAGTCGGAAGAGAACTTCGTTTAAGAAGCCCTCCGAGGAAGAGATCAAGGAGTATATGGCCAGAAAGGCCCAGAAGAAg GCATTACGTGCAGCCAAAAAACTGAAGACTCAGTCGGTGTCTGGGTACTCCAATGATTCAAACCCGTTTGGGGATTCTAATCTCACTGAGAC ATTTGTGTGGcgaaagaaaattgaaaaagatGTTCATCATGGAGTGCCGTTGGAGGAATTTTCCGTTAAAGCTGAGAAGAGAAGACGGGTGGAAAGGATG ACAGAGGTTGAAAAGGTtaagaagaggagagaagagagagcagTGGAGAAAGCTCGACACGAGGAAGAAATG GCACTATTGGCTAGAGAACGTGCACGAGCTGAGTTTCAAGATTGGGAGAAGAAGGAGGATGAG TTCCATTTCGATCAAAGCAAGGTGAGGTCAGAAATCAGATTGCGTGAAGGACGACTGAAGCCAATTGACGTCCTCTGTAAGCACCTGGATGGTTCCGATGATATGGATATCGAGCTCAGTGAACCTTACATGGTTTTCAAG GGACTCACTGTTAAAGATATGGAAGAGCTTCGTGatgatatcaaaatgtatctgGATTCAGATCGGGCAACTCCAACACGCGTACAGTATTGGGAG GCACTTATTGTGGTATGCGACTGGGAGTTGGCTGAAGCTCGTAAAAGGGATGCTTTGGGTCGAGCTAGAGTTAGAGGGGAGGAACCTCCTGCAGAATTGCTTGCTCAAGAGAGGGGACTACACGCTGGTGTTGAAGCTGACGTGAGGAAACTTCTTGATGGGAAAACCCACTCGGAGCTTGTGGAACTGCAGTTGGACATCGAGTCCCAGCTGCGTTCCGGGTCAGCAAAAGTAGTGGAGTATTGGGAAGCGGTTCTTAAACGCCTCGATATATACAAGGCAAAG GCTTGCTTGAAGGAAATACACGCTGAGATGCTGAGGAGACATTTACATCGCCTCGAGCAACGTTCAGAGAATGAAGAAGTTGATCATCGCTTATCACCCGTGGTGGAAGGAAACGAGGAAGAGATAAACGATATGAGTCTTACAGATGAAGAAGCATTCTCCCCCGAGCCTATTgcggaggaagaagaagctgatatGGCAGCAGAAGCGGCTGGTTCGTTTTCGCCAGAGCTTATGCGTGGTGATGATCGTGAAGAAGCAATCGATCCTGAGGAAGACAAGAAGCTACTG GAACTGAAACGAATGATTGTGTtggagaaacaaaagaaacggATCGAAGAAGCTATGGTCTCAAAACCAGCACCTGTGGAAGATAACTTGGAGTTTAAAGCAATGAAAGCAATGGGACCAatggatgaaggtgatgctgtATTTGGCACTAGTGCTGAAGTGAACCTTGACTCCGAG GTATACTGGTGGCATGACAAGTACCGGCCAAGAAAACCGAAGTACTTCAACCGAGTTCACACAGGTTACGAGTGGAATAAGTATAACCAAACGCACTATGATCACGATAACCCGCCTCCAAAAACCGTTCAAGGGTACAAGTTTAACATCTTCTATCCAGATTTAGTAGATAAGATCAAGGCTCCCACGTACACTATAGAAAAAGATGGGACTAGCTCCGAAACTTGTATGATCCGGTTTCATGCTGGTCCGCCTTATGAAGACATT gcgTTCCGGATTGTGAACAAAGAATGGGAGTATTCTCACAAGAAAGGTTTTAAGTGCACATTTGAGCGTGGGATTTTGCAcctgtacttcaactttaaacGACATCGGTACAGGCGATAA
- the LOC108820074 gene encoding splicing factor Cactin isoform X1, whose product MGSHGKSSRERYAKQKKRRDESSESYSSDSDGSDDLSPPRSSRRRKGSSRRRHYSSDDDSSDSDGGRKSRKRTSFKKPSEEEIKEYMARKAQKKALRAAKKLKTQSVSGYSNDSNPFGDSNLTETFVWRKKIEKDVHHGVPLEEFSVKAEKRRRVERMTEVEKVKKRREERAVEKARHEEEMALLARERARAEFQDWEKKEDEFHFDQSKVRSEIRLREGRLKPIDVLCKHLDGSDDMDIELSEPYMVFKVFTKMMLDGKTILCSSMIELFHFGPLVNNESIVVTPFTKINVLLICIMQGLTVKDMEELRDDIKMYLDSDRATPTRVQYWEALIVVCDWELAEARKRDALGRARVRGEEPPAELLAQERGLHAGVEADVRKLLDGKTHSELVELQLDIESQLRSGSAKVVEYWEAVLKRLDIYKAKACLKEIHAEMLRRHLHRLEQRSENEEVDHRLSPVVEGNEEEINDMSLTDEEAFSPEPIAEEEEADMAAEAAGSFSPELMRGDDREEAIDPEEDKKLLELKRMIVLEKQKKRIEEAMVSKPAPVEDNLEFKAMKAMGPMDEGDAVFGTSAEVNLDSEVYWWHDKYRPRKPKYFNRVHTGYEWNKYNQTHYDHDNPPPKTVQGYKFNIFYPDLVDKIKAPTYTIEKDGTSSETCMIRFHAGPPYEDIAFRIVNKEWEYSHKKGFKCTFERGILHLYFNFKRHRYRR is encoded by the exons ATGGGTTCTCATGGTAAGAGTAGCAGAGAGAGATACGCGAAGCAGAAGAAGCGGAGAGATGAATCCTCCGAGTCTTACTCTTCTGACTCGGACGGTTCAGATGATTTGTCCCCGCccaggagttccaggaggagaAAAGGCAGCAGTCGTCGACGCCATTACTCAAGTGATGATGATTCCTCTGATAGCGATGGTGGACGGAAGAGTCGGAAGAGAACTTCGTTTAAGAAGCCCTCCGAGGAAGAGATCAAGGAGTATATGGCCAGAAAGGCCCAGAAGAAg GCATTACGTGCAGCCAAAAAACTGAAGACTCAGTCGGTGTCTGGGTACTCCAATGATTCAAACCCGTTTGGGGATTCTAATCTCACTGAGAC ATTTGTGTGGcgaaagaaaattgaaaaagatGTTCATCATGGAGTGCCGTTGGAGGAATTTTCCGTTAAAGCTGAGAAGAGAAGACGGGTGGAAAGGATG ACAGAGGTTGAAAAGGTtaagaagaggagagaagagagagcagTGGAGAAAGCTCGACACGAGGAAGAAATG GCACTATTGGCTAGAGAACGTGCACGAGCTGAGTTTCAAGATTGGGAGAAGAAGGAGGATGAG TTCCATTTCGATCAAAGCAAGGTGAGGTCAGAAATCAGATTGCGTGAAGGACGACTGAAGCCAATTGACGTCCTCTGTAAGCACCTGGATGGTTCCGATGATATGGATATCGAGCTCAGTGAACCTTACATGGTTTTCAAGGTATTTACAAAGATGATGCTAGATGGTAAAACCATATTGTGTTCAAGTATGATAGAGCTTTTTCACTTCGGTCCTTTAGTGAACAATGAGAGTATTGTTGTGACGCCTTTTACTAAAATTAACGTACTCTTGATATGTATAATGCAGGGACTCACTGTTAAAGATATGGAAGAGCTTCGTGatgatatcaaaatgtatctgGATTCAGATCGGGCAACTCCAACACGCGTACAGTATTGGGAG GCACTTATTGTGGTATGCGACTGGGAGTTGGCTGAAGCTCGTAAAAGGGATGCTTTGGGTCGAGCTAGAGTTAGAGGGGAGGAACCTCCTGCAGAATTGCTTGCTCAAGAGAGGGGACTACACGCTGGTGTTGAAGCTGACGTGAGGAAACTTCTTGATGGGAAAACCCACTCGGAGCTTGTGGAACTGCAGTTGGACATCGAGTCCCAGCTGCGTTCCGGGTCAGCAAAAGTAGTGGAGTATTGGGAAGCGGTTCTTAAACGCCTCGATATATACAAGGCAAAG GCTTGCTTGAAGGAAATACACGCTGAGATGCTGAGGAGACATTTACATCGCCTCGAGCAACGTTCAGAGAATGAAGAAGTTGATCATCGCTTATCACCCGTGGTGGAAGGAAACGAGGAAGAGATAAACGATATGAGTCTTACAGATGAAGAAGCATTCTCCCCCGAGCCTATTgcggaggaagaagaagctgatatGGCAGCAGAAGCGGCTGGTTCGTTTTCGCCAGAGCTTATGCGTGGTGATGATCGTGAAGAAGCAATCGATCCTGAGGAAGACAAGAAGCTACTG GAACTGAAACGAATGATTGTGTtggagaaacaaaagaaacggATCGAAGAAGCTATGGTCTCAAAACCAGCACCTGTGGAAGATAACTTGGAGTTTAAAGCAATGAAAGCAATGGGACCAatggatgaaggtgatgctgtATTTGGCACTAGTGCTGAAGTGAACCTTGACTCCGAG GTATACTGGTGGCATGACAAGTACCGGCCAAGAAAACCGAAGTACTTCAACCGAGTTCACACAGGTTACGAGTGGAATAAGTATAACCAAACGCACTATGATCACGATAACCCGCCTCCAAAAACCGTTCAAGGGTACAAGTTTAACATCTTCTATCCAGATTTAGTAGATAAGATCAAGGCTCCCACGTACACTATAGAAAAAGATGGGACTAGCTCCGAAACTTGTATGATCCGGTTTCATGCTGGTCCGCCTTATGAAGACATT gcgTTCCGGATTGTGAACAAAGAATGGGAGTATTCTCACAAGAAAGGTTTTAAGTGCACATTTGAGCGTGGGATTTTGCAcctgtacttcaactttaaacGACATCGGTACAGGCGATAA